One Robbsia sp. KACC 23696 DNA segment encodes these proteins:
- a CDS encoding circularly permuted type 2 ATP-grasp protein: MQENGAAEGGATEAGGAIRPHYERFQRWLKSQPAETIARKRAESDLLFRRVGITFAMNGDLQGTERVIPFDMIPRIIPGHEWRRLEAGLRQRVKALNLFIHDIYHEAQIVKAGIVPAEQVFTNAQYRPEMQGVDVPLGIYAHIAGVDVVRNGDDGEFYVLEDNLRVPSGVSYMLENRKMMMRLFPELFVQNRVAPVAHYPDLLLETLRSVAPPGVDDPVVVVLTPGMYNSAYFEHSFLAQQMGVELVEGKDLFTEDNYVFMRTTQGPRRVDVIYRRIDDDFLDPLGFRPDSALGVPGLLTSYRAGKVVLANAMGTGIADDKSIYPYVPDMIAFYLNEAPILKNVPTFQCRKPDDLAYTLAHLPELVVKEVHGAGGYGMLVGPASTREEIETFRALLLAKPAGYIAQPTLSLSACPTFVDSGIAPRHIDLRPFVLSGRDVTMVAGGLTRVALKEGSLVVNSSQGGGTKDTWMVD, from the coding sequence ATGCAGGAGAACGGCGCCGCTGAGGGGGGCGCCACGGAGGCGGGCGGGGCGATTCGTCCCCACTACGAGCGCTTCCAGCGCTGGCTGAAGTCGCAGCCAGCCGAAACCATCGCCCGAAAACGGGCGGAGTCGGATCTGCTGTTCCGGCGCGTGGGCATCACCTTCGCGATGAACGGCGATCTGCAGGGCACCGAGCGGGTCATTCCGTTCGACATGATTCCTCGCATCATTCCAGGGCACGAATGGCGCCGGCTCGAAGCGGGACTGCGCCAGCGCGTCAAGGCGCTCAATCTGTTCATCCACGACATCTACCACGAGGCGCAAATCGTCAAGGCGGGGATCGTTCCGGCGGAACAGGTCTTCACCAATGCCCAATATCGTCCCGAGATGCAAGGGGTGGATGTTCCTTTGGGCATCTACGCGCATATCGCCGGCGTCGACGTCGTGCGCAATGGCGACGACGGCGAGTTCTATGTCCTGGAGGACAATCTCCGTGTCCCTTCCGGTGTCTCGTACATGCTCGAGAACCGGAAGATGATGATGCGGTTGTTTCCGGAGCTGTTCGTACAGAACCGCGTGGCGCCGGTCGCGCATTATCCGGATCTGTTGCTCGAGACGCTGCGCTCGGTGGCGCCGCCGGGCGTCGATGACCCGGTCGTCGTCGTGCTGACGCCGGGCATGTACAACTCGGCCTATTTCGAACACTCGTTCCTGGCACAGCAGATGGGCGTCGAGCTCGTCGAAGGCAAGGACCTGTTCACCGAAGACAATTACGTCTTCATGCGCACCACGCAGGGGCCGCGTCGGGTCGATGTGATCTACCGGCGAATCGATGACGATTTTCTGGATCCGTTGGGTTTCCGTCCCGATTCGGCGCTGGGGGTGCCGGGCTTGCTGACGTCTTATCGTGCGGGCAAGGTGGTGCTGGCGAACGCGATGGGTACCGGTATCGCCGATGACAAGTCGATCTATCCGTATGTCCCGGACATGATCGCGTTTTATCTGAACGAGGCGCCGATTCTGAAGAACGTGCCGACGTTCCAATGCCGCAAGCCCGATGATCTCGCGTATACGCTGGCGCACCTGCCGGAGTTGGTGGTGAAGGAAGTCCATGGCGCGGGAGGCTATGGGATGCTGGTCGGACCGGCATCGACGCGTGAGGAAATCGAGACGTTCCGCGCCTTGCTGCTCGCCAAACCGGCCGGCTATATCGCCCAGCCGACGCTGTCGTTGTCGGCCTGTCCGACCTTCGTCGATAGCGGTATCGCGCCACGCCATATCGATTTGCGGCCCTTCGTCCTGTCGGGTCGCGATGTGACGATGGTGGCCGGTGGTCTGACGCGCGTGGCACTGAAAGAGGGATCGCTGGTTGTCAACTCGTCGCAGGGCGGCGGGACGAAGGATACCTGGATGGTGGATTGA
- a CDS encoding alpha-E domain-containing protein — MLSRTADHLFWMARYMERAENTARMLDIHMKGALLPQTPEAEAEAQREMLRISELEGAFAERHGDAPPTSAAVLEFMVADASNSSSIRSCLFAARENARAVRGSLTTESWETLNFTWLDFADRLKNGELMANPDALFEWVKYRSHLTRGVVSATALKDDALYFIQLGTFLERADNTARILDVRLSDSTLTRDNARQLEDFYYWTSVLSSVSALEIYRKVYRDVVTPSRVVELMILNAQMPRSLLASLDVVCEMLALLRTPGSADCERFAGKLRADLVYTDIQQIYATGLHTYLTQFLKHVDELGMRVMRTYLMLPLV, encoded by the coding sequence ATGCTAAGCCGAACGGCGGATCATTTGTTCTGGATGGCGCGTTACATGGAACGCGCGGAAAACACGGCGCGGATGCTGGACATCCATATGAAGGGTGCGTTGTTGCCGCAGACGCCAGAAGCGGAGGCCGAGGCGCAACGCGAGATGCTTCGTATCTCGGAATTGGAGGGTGCGTTCGCGGAGCGTCATGGTGATGCGCCGCCGACCTCGGCGGCAGTCCTCGAATTCATGGTCGCCGATGCGTCCAATTCGTCGAGCATCCGCTCCTGCCTGTTTGCCGCGCGTGAAAACGCGCGCGCGGTGCGCGGCTCCTTGACCACCGAGAGTTGGGAGACGCTGAATTTCACCTGGCTAGACTTCGCCGATCGCCTAAAGAACGGCGAGTTGATGGCGAACCCGGACGCCTTGTTCGAGTGGGTCAAATACCGCTCGCATCTGACGCGTGGCGTGGTGTCGGCCACGGCGCTGAAAGACGATGCGCTGTATTTCATCCAGCTCGGCACCTTCCTCGAGCGCGCCGACAATACCGCGCGGATTCTGGATGTACGGTTGTCCGACAGCACCTTGACCCGCGATAACGCGCGGCAGTTGGAAGACTTCTATTACTGGACGTCGGTGCTGAGTTCGGTGTCGGCGCTGGAGATTTATCGAAAGGTGTACCGGGATGTCGTAACCCCGTCGCGCGTGGTCGAGTTGATGATCCTCAATGCGCAGATGCCGCGATCGTTGCTGGCATCGCTCGATGTCGTCTGCGAGATGCTGGCGTTGTTGCGGACGCCGGGCTCGGCCGATTGCGAGCGCTTTGCCGGAAAGCTGCGCGCCGATCTGGTGTACACCGATATCCAGCAGATCTACGCCACCGGGTTGCACACCTATTTGACCCAATTCTTGAAACACGTCGATGAATTGGGCATGCGCGTCATGCGCACCTATTTGATGTTGCCACTGGTCTGA
- a CDS encoding transglutaminase family protein — protein MQLNIRHDTRYHYATPVQYSIQQLRLTPETNSAQHVRHWSIDAPGKLDATRDAYGNVLHTLVLNRPHDQIVFAVSGEVETVPLRDGWLSDGPGRIPIEHYTCATPLTEADDPIRALAHAQRTLKTPSDLLALAESISGRVRYMPGITMVTSTAAQALALGNGVCQDHAHLMLACCRQLGVPARYVSGYIDPGDVPHAASHAWVDVWLDGGPQGAGWVTVDVTHAVFASERYCRLAVARDFQPASPVRGSRIGGRDETLDVSVFVDVNGTPRNGSDSGLGNGMAASVGMAQQ, from the coding sequence ATGCAGTTGAATATTCGTCACGATACGCGCTACCACTATGCCACGCCGGTCCAGTACTCGATCCAGCAACTGCGCCTGACGCCGGAGACGAATAGTGCGCAACATGTGCGTCACTGGTCGATCGATGCGCCCGGCAAGCTCGACGCCACGCGCGACGCCTATGGCAATGTATTGCACACGCTGGTGTTGAACCGGCCGCACGACCAGATTGTGTTCGCCGTCAGCGGCGAGGTGGAGACAGTGCCGCTGCGCGACGGCTGGTTGTCGGACGGCCCCGGGCGCATCCCGATCGAACACTACACTTGCGCCACGCCGCTGACGGAGGCCGACGATCCGATTCGTGCGCTGGCGCATGCGCAGCGGACATTGAAGACGCCGTCGGATCTGCTTGCCTTGGCCGAGTCGATTTCGGGACGGGTGCGCTATATGCCCGGGATCACGATGGTCACCAGCACCGCGGCCCAGGCGCTGGCGCTGGGGAATGGCGTATGCCAGGACCACGCGCATCTGATGTTGGCCTGCTGCCGCCAATTGGGCGTGCCGGCGCGCTACGTGAGCGGCTATATCGATCCGGGCGATGTCCCGCACGCGGCCAGTCATGCCTGGGTCGATGTCTGGCTCGACGGTGGCCCTCAGGGCGCCGGCTGGGTGACGGTCGATGTCACGCACGCGGTATTCGCCAGCGAGCGGTATTGTCGCCTTGCCGTGGCCCGCGATTTTCAGCCGGCGTCCCCGGTGCGCGGCTCTCGCATCGGCGGTCGAGATGAAACACTTGATGTATCAGTGTTTGTCGATGTCAACGGCACCCCCCGCAACGGATCCGATTCTGGCCTCGGCAATGGAATGGCGGCCAGCGTCGGCATGGCGCAACAGTGA
- a CDS encoding peptidase gives MTYCVALCVDEGLVFLSDTRTNAGVDNVSAARKMAVFEQPGDRVLTLLCAGNLALTQSVVQRLTEGASVEVVQDAGRAAGQGACLDSAANSHAADVRVASAQRTNVPAADAAGAAPAATLWTASSMVEAARVVGQAVRDVFKRDAQALSDFHVEFNCSFILGGQIGTQKPRLFMIYAAGNFVESTDACPFFQIGESKYGKPIIDRVVTPKTSLDEAAKCALISMDSTLRSNLSVGLPLDLLVYERDALRVSRFAVLDQDNAYYQMIHRSWGERLRQVFGEIPNPVWTDVASAPFHERLDGGVSQALRSHTGRGGQDGAVPAGAHASGEADSAPAQTLAQSDQEPPVQY, from the coding sequence ATGACATATTGTGTGGCGCTGTGTGTGGATGAGGGCTTGGTCTTCCTGTCCGACACGCGCACCAATGCGGGCGTGGACAATGTCAGCGCGGCCCGAAAAATGGCGGTATTCGAGCAGCCCGGGGACCGGGTGCTCACGCTGCTGTGCGCCGGAAATCTGGCGTTGACTCAGTCGGTCGTCCAGCGTTTGACCGAAGGGGCTTCGGTCGAGGTAGTCCAGGATGCGGGGCGCGCAGCGGGGCAGGGAGCATGCCTCGACAGCGCTGCGAACAGCCATGCGGCCGACGTGCGCGTTGCATCCGCGCAACGGACGAACGTCCCCGCCGCGGACGCGGCAGGAGCTGCGCCGGCGGCCACGTTATGGACCGCGTCGTCGATGGTGGAAGCGGCGCGCGTCGTCGGGCAGGCGGTGCGCGACGTGTTCAAGCGCGATGCACAGGCCCTGTCGGATTTTCATGTCGAATTCAATTGCAGCTTCATTCTGGGCGGCCAGATCGGCACGCAGAAGCCGCGGTTGTTCATGATCTATGCGGCCGGCAACTTCGTCGAATCGACCGATGCCTGTCCGTTTTTTCAGATCGGCGAATCGAAATACGGCAAACCGATCATCGACCGCGTGGTCACGCCCAAGACGTCGCTGGACGAAGCGGCCAAGTGCGCGTTGATCTCGATGGATTCGACGCTGCGCTCGAATCTGTCGGTCGGGCTGCCGCTCGATTTGCTGGTCTACGAACGCGATGCGTTGCGGGTCAGCCGCTTTGCCGTGCTCGACCAGGACAATGCCTACTACCAAATGATCCACCGTAGCTGGGGCGAGCGTCTGCGCCAGGTCTTCGGCGAAATTCCCAACCCGGTCTGGACCGATGTCGCGAGCGCGCCGTTTCATGAACGGCTCGATGGAGGCGTGAGTCAGGCGCTGCGCTCGCATACCGGACGCGGGGGGCAGGACGGCGCCGTGCCGGCCGGTGCGCACGCCAGCGGCGAAGCGGACAGTGCCCCGGCGCAGACCCTCGCGCAATCCGATCAGGAACCACCGGTTCAGTACTGA
- the purT gene encoding formate-dependent phosphoribosylglycinamide formyltransferase → MSQLPNASAPSSPALPALGTPLSGSALRVMLLGSGELGKEVVIALQRLGVEVIAVDRYPNAPAHQVAHRSHVIAMTDGAALRALVEAERPHLIVPEIEAIATDTLAEIERDGLARVVPTARATQLTMNREGIRRLAAEELALPTSPYAFADTREALEAAINAGIGYPCVVKPVMSSSGKGQSVLRSAADLDSAWQYAMAGGRVAGTRIIVEGFIDFDYEITQLTVRAVGASGGVETFFCEPIGHRQVDGDYVESWQPQPMSPVALAKARDLSHKVTEALGGSGLFGVEAFVKGDDVWFSEVSPRPHDTGLVTLCTQRYSEFDLHARAILGLPVDPSLREVGASAVIYGGMEAEGIVYDGLVDALKVPGADLRLFGKPESFKKRRMGVAVATGATTDEARERARAAAACVKPRRAD, encoded by the coding sequence ATGAGCCAATTGCCGAACGCCTCCGCCCCGTCGTCCCCCGCCTTGCCTGCGCTCGGCACGCCGCTGAGCGGGTCCGCGTTGCGGGTCATGCTGCTCGGTTCCGGGGAACTGGGCAAGGAAGTCGTTATCGCATTGCAGCGGCTGGGCGTCGAGGTCATCGCCGTCGATCGCTATCCGAATGCGCCGGCGCATCAGGTCGCGCATCGCTCGCACGTCATCGCGATGACGGACGGTGCCGCCCTGCGTGCCTTGGTCGAAGCCGAGCGTCCGCATCTGATCGTCCCGGAAATCGAGGCGATCGCGACCGATACGCTCGCTGAAATCGAGCGGGATGGCCTGGCGCGCGTCGTGCCGACCGCGCGCGCGACGCAATTGACGATGAATCGCGAAGGCATCCGCCGCCTGGCCGCCGAGGAACTGGCGCTGCCGACGTCGCCGTATGCTTTCGCCGATACCCGCGAAGCATTGGAAGCGGCGATCAATGCCGGCATCGGTTATCCCTGCGTAGTGAAGCCGGTGATGTCGTCGTCGGGCAAGGGACAGTCGGTCCTGCGCTCCGCCGCCGATCTGGACAGCGCCTGGCAATACGCGATGGCGGGTGGTCGCGTGGCGGGCACCCGCATCATCGTCGAGGGCTTCATCGATTTCGACTATGAAATCACGCAATTGACGGTGCGTGCGGTGGGTGCCTCGGGCGGTGTCGAAACCTTCTTCTGCGAGCCGATCGGACACCGCCAGGTGGATGGCGACTACGTCGAGTCCTGGCAGCCGCAGCCGATGAGCCCGGTGGCCTTGGCCAAGGCACGCGATCTGTCGCACAAGGTCACCGAGGCACTGGGCGGCTCTGGTCTGTTCGGGGTGGAAGCGTTCGTGAAGGGCGACGACGTCTGGTTCTCCGAAGTCAGCCCGCGCCCGCACGATACCGGTCTGGTCACGCTCTGCACGCAGCGCTACTCGGAATTCGATTTGCATGCACGGGCGATTCTGGGTCTGCCGGTGGATCCTTCGCTGCGCGAAGTGGGTGCGTCGGCGGTGATTTATGGCGGCATGGAAGCGGAAGGCATCGTCTACGACGGCTTGGTCGACGCCTTGAAGGTGCCGGGCGCGGACTTGCGTCTGTTCGGCAAGCCGGAAAGCTTCAAGAAGCGACGCATGGGCGTGGCCGTCGCCACCGGTGCGACTACCGACGAGGCGCGTGAGCGCGCCCGTGCGGCGGCGGCGTGCGTGAAACCCAGGCGCGCCGATTGA
- a CDS encoding DEAD/DEAH box helicase: MTFATFGLHAKILRAVTEQGYTKPTPIQARAIPVVLAGSDLMGAAQTGTGKTASFSLPIIERLMPHANSSTSPARHPVRALILTPTRELADQVADNVAAYAKHTDLRSLVVFGGIDMQGQAQALRGGVEILVATPGRLLDHVQQKNVQLGQVQMLVLDEADRMLDMGFLPDLQRILNLLPAGRQTLLFSATFSNDIKKLAATYLTDPTTIEVARNATATNVRQILFEVDEADKPRAVTQLIRERDLKQVIVFCNSKLGAGRLARTLEGDGIIASAIHGDKSQTERMQALESFKKGTLTALVATDVAARGLDVTDLPAVINYDLPFNAEDYVHRIGRTGRAGASGDALSLCSAKDLRLLADIERLIERPLERAALTLPARRERGERSERSERDGERRGERDARPSASRDTPRDGADSRARRDATPGYPNRGIYGDAASRGADRRPRRSAPIDDIFTRPYEPSVKPADFEKSSSSSDASESNKRAAAKRPLAALLGGLGMPRKPD, encoded by the coding sequence ATGACATTCGCGACCTTCGGTCTGCACGCGAAGATCCTGAGGGCGGTGACCGAGCAAGGCTATACCAAGCCGACGCCGATTCAGGCGCGGGCGATTCCGGTCGTGCTGGCGGGCAGCGATCTGATGGGCGCGGCGCAGACCGGAACCGGCAAGACCGCCAGTTTCTCGCTGCCGATCATCGAACGGCTGATGCCGCATGCGAACAGCAGCACGTCGCCGGCACGGCATCCGGTGCGGGCCTTGATCCTGACGCCCACGCGTGAGTTGGCCGATCAGGTCGCCGACAACGTCGCGGCCTATGCCAAGCATACGGACCTGCGCAGTCTGGTCGTTTTCGGCGGCATCGACATGCAGGGGCAGGCTCAAGCGCTGCGCGGCGGCGTCGAGATTCTCGTCGCGACGCCAGGCCGACTGCTCGATCACGTGCAGCAGAAAAACGTCCAGTTGGGGCAAGTCCAGATGCTGGTGCTCGACGAGGCGGACCGGATGCTCGATATGGGCTTCCTGCCGGACTTGCAGCGCATCCTGAACCTGTTGCCGGCCGGCCGTCAGACGCTGCTGTTTTCGGCGACGTTCTCGAACGACATCAAGAAGCTCGCCGCCACCTATCTGACCGATCCGACGACGATCGAAGTCGCCCGAAACGCCACGGCGACGAATGTTCGTCAGATCCTGTTCGAAGTCGACGAAGCCGACAAGCCGCGGGCGGTGACGCAACTGATTCGCGAGCGCGATCTAAAGCAGGTCATCGTGTTCTGCAACAGCAAGCTAGGGGCGGGGCGCCTTGCGCGGACGCTCGAAGGCGACGGCATCATCGCCTCCGCCATTCACGGCGACAAGTCGCAGACGGAGCGGATGCAGGCGCTGGAGTCCTTCAAGAAGGGCACGCTGACGGCCTTGGTCGCGACCGATGTCGCCGCGCGCGGTCTCGATGTCACCGATCTCCCGGCCGTGATCAACTACGATCTGCCGTTCAACGCCGAAGATTATGTGCACCGTATCGGCCGGACCGGCCGTGCCGGAGCGTCGGGCGATGCCTTGTCGCTCTGCTCCGCGAAAGATCTGCGTCTGCTCGCAGATATCGAGCGGTTGATCGAGCGGCCGCTCGAACGCGCAGCGCTGACCTTGCCCGCACGACGCGAACGCGGTGAACGCAGTGAACGAAGCGAGCGTGACGGCGAGCGTCGCGGTGAACGGGATGCACGCCCTAGCGCGAGCCGCGACACGCCGCGTGATGGCGCCGACAGCCGCGCCCGTCGCGATGCCACGCCCGGCTATCCCAATCGCGGTATCTACGGCGATGCCGCTAGCCGTGGCGCGGATCGCCGCCCGCGTCGCTCGGCACCGATCGACGATATCTTCACCCGTCCGTACGAGCCCTCGGTCAAGCCGGCCGATTTCGAGAAATCGTCATCGTCGTCGGACGCGTCCGAGTCGAACAAGCGCGCGGCGGCAAAGCGTCCGCTGGCGGCCTTGCTCGGTGGCTTGGGCATGCCCCGCAAGCCTGACTGA